GCCACCGACATCAAGGCCGTGGTCCTCACCGGGGCCGGGGGCAATTTCTGCTCCGGCGGCGACGTCCACGACATCATCAGCAAGCTGGTGAAGATGGACATGAAGGAGTTGCTGGCCTTCACGCGCATGTCCGGCGATCTGGTCAAGGCCATGCGGGCCTGCCCGCAGCCCATCGTCGCCGCCATCGACGGCGTCTGCACCGGGGCCGGCGCCATGCTCGCCTGCGGTGCCGACCTGCGGTTCGGCACGGCCCGCAGCAAGGTCGCCTTCCTGTTCGTGCGGGTGGGACTGGCCGGGGCCGACATGGGCGCCTGCACCCTGCTGCCGCGCCTGATCGGGCTGTCCCGCGCCGCCGACCTCCTGTTCACGGGGCGCGTGATGGGCGGCGAGGAGGCCGAGCGCTTCGGCTTCTACAACCGCGTGGTGGAACCGGAGAAGCTGCTGGAGGAGGCCACCGCCATGGCCGGAAGCCTGGCAGATGGTCCCACCTTCGCCCACGGCATGACCAAGACCATGCTGTTCCAGGAGTGGAGCCACGGCCTCGATGAGTGCATCGAGGCGGAGGCCCAGGCCCAGGCCATTTGCATGCAATCCAAGGACTTCGAGCGCGCCTACCACGCCTTCGTGGCCAAGGAAAAGCCGCTGTTCGAGGGCAACTGATG
The sequence above is a segment of the Gemmatimonadota bacterium genome. Coding sequences within it:
- a CDS encoding enoyl-CoA hydratase family protein is translated as MKRAELAHYTASHFGWAVSGKVATITLDRPDRKNTLTLESYGELRDLFREMVYATDIKAVVLTGAGGNFCSGGDVHDIISKLVKMDMKELLAFTRMSGDLVKAMRACPQPIVAAIDGVCTGAGAMLACGADLRFGTARSKVAFLFVRVGLAGADMGACTLLPRLIGLSRAADLLFTGRVMGGEEAERFGFYNRVVEPEKLLEEATAMAGSLADGPTFAHGMTKTMLFQEWSHGLDECIEAEAQAQAICMQSKDFERAYHAFVAKEKPLFEGN